A section of the Candidatus Zixiibacteriota bacterium genome encodes:
- a CDS encoding FG-GAP-like repeat-containing protein has protein sequence DNFGYSVSGAGDVNNDGYADLIVGALLNSAGGSFAGRAYVYSGQTGALLYTFTGEAAGDEFGCSVSGAGDVNKDGYADLIVGTFAYPGGTYAGRAYVYSGQTGALLYTFTGAAANDQLGVSVSGAGDVNKDGYADLIVGAHGNSAGGSFAGRAYVYSCPGSYVCGDANADTKVTVSDVVYLVNYLFKGGPAPKCVPLAPCADANGDGKITVSDVVYLINYLFKGGPAPAC, from the coding sequence ACGACAACTTCGGCTATTCGGTTTCCGGAGCAGGTGATGTGAACAATGATGGCTATGCTGACCTGATCGTGGGGGCACTCTTGAATAGTGCAGGAGGTAGTTTTGCTGGTCGAGCCTATGTCTATTCAGGTCAGACTGGAGCCCTTCTCTACACTTTCACCGGAGAGGCTGCGGGTGACGAGTTCGGCTGTTCGGTTTCCGGAGCGGGTGATGTGAACAAGGATGGATATGCTGACCTGATTGTGGGAACATTCGCGTATCCGGGAGGCACTTATGCCGGGCGAGCCTATGTCTATTCCGGTCAGACCGGAGCTCTTCTCTACACTTTCACCGGAGCGGCTGCGAACGACCAGTTAGGAGTTTCGGTTTCCGGGGCAGGTGATGTGAACAAGGATGGATATGCTGACCTGATTGTGGGAGCACACGGTAATTCTGCGGGAGGTAGTTTTGCTGGTCGAGCCTATGTCTACTCCTGCCCGGGGTCTTACGTGTGCGGCGATGCGAATGCCGATACAAAAGTTACAGTCTCAGACGTAGTATACCTTGTTAACTATCTATTTAAAGGAGGTCCTGCTCCCAAGTGCGTCCCGTTGGCCCCTTGTGCGGACGCCAATGGGGATGGAAAAATAACAGTCTCTGATGTAGTCTATTTGATAAATTACTTGTTCAAAGGAGGTCCGGCGCCAGCGTGTTGA
- a CDS encoding B12-binding domain-containing radical SAM protein, with product MPRLGLPQLLTIAKQAGHRCEIYCEEIAPILWEHVGRADMVLISSITSTVPRAYMLMKKIKEEVNPDAPILIGGPHVTFLPEEALDNGANYVFRHEAEESFASFIQWWLSGKDSHQLLNIPGLSFRMGDKIHHTSVPEQVDLDSLPTPDLDLIYGFEKPYAIPLITSRGCPWDCDFCSEVAMFGRAYRFRSEQKVAEDIKYYDRRYGRIPVFLADDNLGANRPRLERLCRSIIDNHLVRSLSGQIRLDLARYPESLKLLRHAGFDRAYIGYESTNPESLKAIGKGLSFDDMSAFTKTIHSYGIDIHAMWVLGFDTDTLETVKANIQASIKWRLETTQFLILVPIPGSKLFERFKNGNRIFNLDWSKYDGHHVTFYPERMTPRQLQVAVMLDAMPRLYNHWQTLRIFITNNYWNAIGFFKIKTWHPLRRVKTIFETLVVRVWGRGATRKMKKPIRDYLRRIPVTSSKLKQKSPTGDPD from the coding sequence ATGCCACGGCTAGGTTTGCCCCAGTTGTTGACTATCGCCAAACAAGCAGGTCATAGATGCGAGATCTATTGCGAGGAAATTGCGCCGATCCTTTGGGAACACGTGGGACGCGCAGACATGGTATTGATCTCCTCCATCACTTCGACGGTGCCTCGCGCCTATATGTTAATGAAGAAAATCAAAGAGGAAGTAAATCCTGACGCTCCCATCTTGATAGGGGGACCACATGTCACGTTTTTGCCTGAGGAGGCCCTCGATAACGGTGCGAATTATGTATTCAGACATGAAGCTGAAGAGTCTTTTGCCAGCTTCATTCAATGGTGGCTATCTGGAAAAGATTCTCATCAACTCTTGAACATACCCGGACTCTCATTCAGGATGGGGGATAAAATTCATCATACTTCGGTGCCTGAGCAGGTCGATCTTGATTCATTGCCTACGCCAGATCTGGATTTGATTTATGGATTTGAAAAACCGTATGCCATACCTCTCATTACGTCACGGGGTTGTCCATGGGATTGTGATTTCTGCTCCGAAGTCGCTATGTTTGGCAGAGCATACCGTTTTCGCTCGGAGCAAAAGGTTGCTGAGGATATCAAATACTATGACCGTAGATATGGCAGAATACCTGTTTTTTTAGCGGATGACAACCTCGGGGCCAATAGGCCAAGATTAGAACGATTGTGCCGAAGTATAATTGACAATCATCTGGTGCGTTCCCTTTCCGGTCAGATCCGGTTGGACCTGGCCAGATACCCTGAGTCGCTGAAGCTCTTGAGGCACGCTGGATTTGACAGGGCCTACATCGGCTATGAATCTACAAATCCAGAAAGCCTGAAGGCCATAGGCAAGGGACTCAGCTTCGATGACATGTCGGCGTTCACGAAGACCATTCACAGTTACGGAATAGATATTCATGCCATGTGGGTTCTGGGGTTTGATACGGATACCCTGGAAACAGTTAAAGCCAATATACAGGCTTCGATCAAGTGGAGATTAGAAACAACCCAATTTCTGATATTAGTACCTATTCCCGGCTCAAAGCTGTTCGAGCGATTCAAAAACGGTAATCGGATCTTCAATCTCGACTGGTCCAAATATGACGGGCATCATGTCACTTTTTATCCTGAGAGAATGACTCCTAGACAACTGCAGGTGGCCGTGATGTTAGATGCCATGCCGAGACTCTACAATCACTGGCAAACCCTGAGGATCTTCATAACGAATAATTACTGGAATGCGATAGGGTTCTTCAAGATTAAGACATGGCATCCGCTTCGTCGAGTCAAAACCATCTTCGAGACGTTAGTCGTTCGAGTTTGGGGTCGGGGCGCGACCAGAAAAATGAAAAAGCCAATCAGAGACTACCTCAGGCGGATTCCAGTAACCTCTTCTAAGCTAAAGCAAAAGAGTCCGACTGGTGATCCGGATTAA
- a CDS encoding beta-lactamase family protein, which translates to MRTYLEQNIVPSTLKERPIEQRMAMYRQIKSDLATLEPVKIIKESTDAIKLVARSANESWLELTFEFEKSVPYKLLGIRIMRLDEPPDLNAPTTPMTETEMLKELNVFMNGISVKDEFSGVVMLAKGDKPIFRKAYGLASKEYNIPNRVDTRFNLGSINKFLTRIAIEQLEGKGKLRLDDPFSKYLPDYPNKEAAEKITIRHLLDMTSGIGDFFGEKYQFTPKDRIRTLSDYLSLFGDKPLLFEPGTNRQYSNGGYIVLGLIIEKVGGQTYFDYVRDNIYKIADMENTTHLEADVPAENVASGYTNNRDENDHPGEPRRNNIYTRPARGSSAGGGYSTVDDLLKLVVALKTNKLLAPKTSEEINGAGIAIAGGAPGINAMVETNPETEYTIIVLSNYDPPAAQKVARKIDSFLVRLK; encoded by the coding sequence ATGCGAACATATCTGGAGCAGAACATCGTTCCCAGTACCCTTAAAGAGCGTCCCATCGAACAGCGCATGGCTATGTATCGGCAGATTAAGAGCGACCTGGCAACATTAGAGCCGGTAAAAATCATAAAGGAGAGCACGGATGCGATCAAGCTTGTTGCCCGCTCTGCCAATGAGTCGTGGCTTGAGCTTACCTTCGAGTTCGAAAAGAGTGTTCCTTATAAGCTCCTGGGCATAAGGATCATGCGTCTGGATGAGCCACCTGATCTTAACGCTCCGACGACCCCGATGACCGAAACGGAGATGCTGAAGGAGCTCAATGTTTTTATGAATGGGATATCAGTTAAGGACGAGTTCTCTGGAGTGGTTATGCTCGCCAAAGGAGATAAGCCGATCTTCCGGAAAGCTTATGGTTTGGCGAGCAAAGAATACAACATTCCTAACCGTGTGGATACGCGCTTTAACTTGGGTTCAATCAATAAATTCCTGACTCGCATCGCGATTGAACAGCTTGAGGGAAAAGGTAAACTCAGATTGGATGACCCGTTCAGCAAATATCTTCCGGACTATCCCAATAAAGAAGCGGCTGAGAAGATAACCATACGACATCTGTTGGACATGACCTCCGGGATAGGAGATTTCTTTGGCGAGAAGTATCAGTTCACTCCAAAGGACCGCATCAGGACCTTGTCTGACTATCTGTCGCTTTTTGGGGATAAACCTCTTTTGTTCGAGCCAGGAACAAATCGACAATACTCCAATGGCGGGTACATAGTCCTCGGGCTAATCATTGAAAAGGTGGGTGGACAGACCTATTTCGATTATGTCCGTGATAATATCTATAAGATTGCAGATATGGAGAACACGACCCACCTCGAGGCTGACGTGCCTGCGGAGAATGTGGCCAGCGGTTATACCAATAACCGGGATGAAAACGACCACCCCGGTGAGCCGAGACGCAATAACATCTACACCCGTCCTGCACGTGGAAGCTCTGCGGGAGGCGGGTATTCAACGGTGGACGATCTGCTGAAACTGGTGGTAGCACTCAAGACAAACAAGCTTTTGGCACCCAAGACTTCGGAGGAAATCAACGGAGCTGGCATCGCCATTGCCGGCGGAGCTCCCGGAATCAATGCCATGGTGGAAACCAATCCCGAAACCGAATACACGATTATTGTTCTTTCGAATTACGACCCGCCAGCAGCACAAAAGGTTGCACGCAAGATCGACTCGTTCCTTGTACGCTTGAAATAA
- the galT gene encoding galactose-1-phosphate uridylyltransferase, which translates to MPELRKDIVTREWVVLAKERAKRPSDFRKGAIIHQVQEHDAHCPFCYGNESLTPPELLAYRERGIEPNSRGWRVRVIPNKFAALDRAGELNRNDIGIYDVMNGIGAHEVVIETPNHGKTIPTMEEKEVEEIIWAYCDRYNSLREDPRLKYILVFKNHGEEAGCSLIHSHSQIVATPVIPQKVWSKIKGVEQYKEYRGKCVYCHIADHEIAAGERLIAENGGFIACAPFASRSPFETWIIPRNHRSCFARMSRFEVTEFAQILKETMLRLYLCLSDPPYNYTLLTGTCDSDELDNFHWHLEIVPRLTTPAGFEMGTSIYINTVPPEDAAEHLRKIEIPKNRTVAV; encoded by the coding sequence ATGCCAGAGTTAAGAAAAGATATAGTAACGAGGGAATGGGTAGTTTTAGCTAAAGAAAGAGCAAAAAGACCTTCAGATTTTAGGAAAGGGGCAATAATTCATCAGGTCCAGGAACATGATGCTCATTGTCCTTTTTGTTATGGAAATGAATCGCTCACTCCTCCGGAGCTGCTGGCTTATCGTGAACGCGGAATAGAACCAAATTCACGCGGCTGGCGGGTAAGGGTTATTCCTAATAAATTTGCTGCCCTGGATAGGGCAGGGGAGCTTAATCGAAACGACATAGGTATTTATGACGTTATGAACGGAATAGGTGCGCATGAGGTCGTTATTGAAACTCCAAATCATGGAAAGACCATACCAACTATGGAGGAAAAGGAAGTCGAAGAGATCATCTGGGCTTATTGTGATCGTTATAATTCTCTAAGAGAAGACCCGCGCCTAAAATACATCCTGGTCTTTAAAAACCATGGGGAGGAAGCCGGGTGCTCCCTGATTCATTCTCATTCCCAGATCGTGGCTACCCCGGTTATTCCACAGAAGGTGTGGTCCAAGATAAAAGGAGTGGAGCAGTACAAAGAATATAGAGGTAAATGCGTTTACTGCCACATAGCAGATCATGAGATAGCGGCCGGGGAGCGTTTGATTGCAGAAAATGGAGGTTTTATTGCCTGTGCTCCGTTTGCCTCCCGCTCGCCTTTTGAAACCTGGATCATTCCCAGGAATCACAGGTCCTGTTTTGCCAGGATGTCCAGATTTGAAGTGACTGAGTTTGCACAGATCCTGAAGGAGACAATGTTACGCCTTTACCTTTGTCTTTCCGATCCCCCCTACAATTACACGTTATTAACCGGTACTTGTGATTCTGATGAGCTGGATAATTTTCATTGGCATTTGGAGATAGTGCCACGGCTGACCACACCGGCAGGGTTTGAAATGGGAACAAGTATTTACATTAACACGGTCCCTCCTGAGGATGCAGCAGAACATCTGAGGAAGATTGAAATTCCCAAGAACCGGACTGTTGCAGTGTAA